Part of the Dermatophilus congolensis genome is shown below.
ATGGCGATGTCTTGCCCTGGCTGGGTGACACCCATTCCTTCGGTTTGTCTAGCAGCGGCACGGCGACGTTGCGGGCGCACCGTGTAGATGGGGTCTTGCGCAGAGGTGATCCCTGCTGAGACCACTGCGAAACGTGTACATGCCGAACCTGCCATCAACGCCAGCCCCGAGACTGCAGCACCTAGCCTGCCTCGCCCACACAGCACCGCGCCGATCCCGCCAGCAACAGTGAGAACCCGTGCTGCTGTGTGCAACCGGCCACTGGCGCCTTCATGGAGAGGCTGTCCTTCTTCACCGAGGCGGCGTTCCATCGCCACATCGGCACCAGCTTCCACGCCCGCAGCTATGGCCGCGAGCTGACGAACCGGCGCGGTCTGCGCTGGGTTGGTCGTCACCATGGCCATGCCGCACCCGGCGGCGGTGGCTGAAGCAACAAAGAGGAAGGGCAGCTCCCGGTACGCCTGGTTCCACAAGGGGACGGCTGTGTCAGCCAACAGCACGGCTGTGTAGGCCGCCAGGGGCGGGGAGAAGAACGCGGTTCCGGCACTCATCAGCGGATCGAAAAAGTCCAACACCATGAGCAGCGCAGATTTTTCATGCGCCTTGGCCAGTACCAGCGGCGCTTCGGTGGGTGGAACTAAGCCACGGGAGTGTTCCGCAGCATATTGGGCTGAGCCGCTCACCGCTTGCACGAGCGATTTCAGCATGTTGGGCTCGCTCGAGGCCAGAGCTGGCCTACCAAGCTCGGTCATCACAGCACCACCGGCGAACGTGGAAAATCCGACCAGAATCCATGATCCGACGCTCATCGGCGAGGTCAGTTTCACGGTGCGCATCATGTTGAGGAACCGTTCGGGGCGTCCCAGGTCAACCACGAGCGCTGCCCCGCCTGCAGCCGCAGCAGCGATCGCTGCCAGGCGTGCGTTGCGACGCAGCTCGAAACGGCCAGTCAGGTGGGCGCCAGCTCCGATCAGACCAGAGGCACCAGCTAGGCCACCGAGGAAGAGGTAGGCGGGGATTTCTTTTTTCCACGGCGGTGGTTTGACGATGTTGCGGCCGTAATAGCTACCGAATTGAGCTTCGGGGACTGTGGCGTTGGGGTCTGCTCCACGACGTTTTTTCCGGCGGCCGCCTCGATGCTGCGGGGTGGGTGGGCGTACTTCGTCGAAGGGGTTTGTTGTCACGTCTCATGCCCCTTTGTTCAGTGACCCGTTGCCCGCGAATACTGCCAGCGCGATACCGATCATGGCGGTTCCGGCGATGCCTGCCTTAGTGAACATCTCTGACAGGTGCCTGGTTGGTACGACTGGGTCTGGTGGCAGTCCGTATGCCTCGGGTTCGTCCATGAGGAGGAATACTGAGCCGGTGCCGCCGACTCCATCGTGAGGGTTAGCGCCGTAGAGGCGTGCTTCTGTGCGGCCTTGTGCATGCAGGTCCGCGAGTCGTTTGCGTGCAGCTTTGACCATGTCAGCGTGGTCACCGAATTTGATGGAGGTGGTGGGGCAGGTTTGCGCGCAGGCTGGTTTTTGTCCGTCTTTGATGCGGTCGTAGCAAAGGGTGCATTTTTGGGCGACGCCGCCGTTATGAATTTTTTCTTGGATGGTGTTTCCGTCGCTGGTGGGAAGGGTGACGGTTCCGTTTTCACGGCGGCCGATGACGCCGAATGGGCAGGCTGCAACGCACATGCCACATCCGTTGCACACGTCTGCTTGCACAACGACAGTGCCGAATTCGGAGCGGAAAAGGGCACCGGTGGGGCAGACGTCGAGGCAGCCTGCGTGGGTGCAGTGTTTACACACGTCTGAGCTCATTAGCCACCGAACAGCCGGTAGGCCTTGTGGTGTGCTTTGACTGGTGTCGGCAGTGGTGTTGCTGCCGCAGCTGGATGTGGCAGCAGGTGGCGCTCCGATGGAGGGCATGCCCAGTGCTACGGCGCCGCTGGCTTTGGCTTTGGCGAGTTGTTCGGGGCCTTGTTCGATGAAGGCGACGTGTCGCCAAGTGTTGGCGCCTAGGTGTCCTGAGTTGTCGTATGAGGATCCGAGGAGTTGGTTGCCGTGTTCTTTTTCGCCGCGGGCGGGTACACGGTTCCATTCTTTGCAGGCTACTTCGCAGGCTTTGCAGCCGATGCAGATGGATGTGTCGGTGAAGAAGCCTTTGCGCGTGTTTTCGGGTTTCCACCCGGAGTCGGTGATCGGGTTGGTCGGCCCGTATAGCTGATTGCGCCAGAACCCCATCATCCCTCCTGTGTCGATGTGTGTGTGCCCGTTGTGGTGGGCGGGTTTGGTTTTCGTGGGGTGAGTTGTTCGACGAGGGTTTGGCTTGTGTCGGTGGTGAGTTGGGCTCTTCGCTGGTATTCCTGCACGAGGTCCAGGACTGCTTTTCCTTGGGGTCTGCGCCCTGGTCGGATGTCGCAGGAGCCGGCTTTGGCTTCTTGGATGTGGACGTTGGGGTCCAGTGCTAGGCCGAGGAGGTCGTTGGCGGAGTCTCCGGTGACGACGGCGTGTTCGCCTACGCCCCAGTGGTAGGGCAGGCCGATTTGGTGAACGGTGCGGCCAGCGATGCGTAGTGGTTGCACTCGGTCGGTGACGAGCACTCTGGTTTCGATGGCTGCGCGGGGGGAGATGATGGTTGCCCAGCCGCCGTTTTCAAGACCGCGTTCGTCTGCAAGTTCTCGGGAGATTTCGCAGAACATTTCGGGTTGTAGTTCGGCTAGGTAGGGCAGCCATCGGCTCATGCCGCCGGCGGTGTGGTGTTCGGTGAGCCTGTAGGTGGTGAATACGTATGGGTATACGTCGGATCCGGGGTCGCCTCCGGAGACGGCCAGGAGATTGTCTTGGCGGCGGAAGGTGACGCGGGTGGGGTTGGCTTGTTGGGGGTAGAGCGGGTTCACTACGGGTGATTCCGCGGCTTCGTAGTGGGTGGGTAGGGGGCCGTCGACGAGTCCGCGAGGTGCGTATAGCCAGGCTAAGCCGTCGGCTTGCATGATGAATGCGTCGGTGCCCTTGAGGGCTTCTACTCCGCTCGCGTCTTGGGGGGCGCGGTAGTTGGGGTGTTTGGCTACGGGGAAGTCAGGGACGTCGGGGCCGGCCCATTTGCCTGCTTGTTCGTCCCAGTAGATGTATTTTTTGCGTTCTGACCAGGGTTTTCCATCGGGTGCGGCGGAGGCGCGGTTGTAGAGGATGCGTCGGTTTGCTGGCCATGCCCAGCCCCAGTTGGGGGCGATGTAGCTGCCGTCGCGGTCGGGGACGCGGCTGGCGGCGCGGTTGATGCCGTCTGCGTAGATTCCTGCGTAGATCCAGCACCCTCCGGCGGTGGAGCCGTCAGCTTTCATTTGGGTGAAGGCTGATAGGGGTTTGCGGTGTTTTTCGCCGCCGATGTGGAATCCGTTGATTTCTGCCAGGACGGATTCGGGGTCGACTTCGCCATGTTCATCTAGGGGGTAGTCCCAGGTCAGGTCGAGTAGTGGCTTGTCGCGTGGGTCTGTTGATTCGGCGAGTTTGGCGCGGATGCGGCAGCCAAGTTGGTAGAAGAAGTCCAGTTCGCTTTGGCACTGTCCGGGGGCGTCGACTGCTTTGTGTCGCCATTGCACGAGTCGGTGTGTTTGGGTGAATGTTCCTGCTTTTTCGGCGTAGGAAGATGCTGGCAGGAAGAACACTTCGGTGCCTACTTGTTCTGGAATGATTTCGCCGGTGGCGACTTCGGGTGAGTCTTTCCAGAAGGTTGCTGTTTCGATCATTTGCAGGTCGCGCACTACTAGCCAGTCCAGTTTTGCTAGTGCGAGTCGTTGCATGCGGGCGTGTGCTGATCCCACGGCTGGGTTTTGGCCCAGGACGAAGTAGCCACTGACGTTGCCTTCGAGCATTCGCATCACGGTTTGGTAGGTGCCGTGTGGGCCGGTGAGTTTGGGCATGTAGCCGTAGGCGAAGTCGTTTTCTGCGGTGGCGTGTTCGCCCCACCAGGCTTTGAGGAGGCTGATGGTGTAGGCGTCGGCGTAGGCCCAGAAGCCTTTTTGGTCGGGTGATCCGACGGTGTTGATGTAGTCGGTGAGTGTGTCGTGTACGCCTGCTACGGGCATGGGTAGGTAGCCCGGGAGCAGGTTGAACAGGGTGGGGATGTCTGTGGATCCTTGGATGGAGGCGTGTCCGCGTAGGGCCATGATGCCCCCGCCTGGTCGTCCGATGTTTCCTAGGAGGAGTTGCAGGATTGAGGAGGTGCGGATCATTTGGGCGCCGGCGGTGTGTTGGGTCCAGCCGACTGCGTAGCAGAACGCGGTGGTGCGTTCTGGTCCTGAGTTCGCGGTGATGGATTCGGCGAGGTAGTGGAAGTCTTCGGTTGAGATGCCGCAGACTTCTTCGACCATTTCAGGTGTGTATCGGGCGTAGTGGCGTCGAAGTATGTTCAAGACGCAGTTGGGGTCTTGGAGTGTGGGGTCTTTGCGGACGTGGGCGTGTTCGAGGGTGGGACCGCCTGATCCTGCTGTTTCTGGGTGTGCGGCGTGCGATTGGTGTGCGCCTGATTCGGTTGCGTGGCCGCCGCCGCTGACGGGTTCGCCTGCGGTGCTGCAGTATCCCCATGAGCTGGTGTCGTAGTGGTTTTTGTCGGGGTCGTATCCGCTGAAGAGACCGTTGAGGTCTTCAGTGTCTTGGAAGTCGCCGTGCACGATTGACGTCGCGTTGGTGTAGGCGAGGACGTATTCCTTGAACCATAGGTCGTTGGTTAATACGTAGTTGATGAGTGCGCCGAGCAGCGCGATGTCTGATCCGGCACGGATGGGGATGTGTCGGTCTGCTTGCGCTGAGGTACGGGTGAACCGCGGGTCGACGTGGATGATCCGCGCGCCGCGCAGTTTGGCTTCGGTCACCCATTGGAAACCTACTGGGTGGCATTCAGCCATGTTGGACCCTTGAATGACGATGCAGTCGGCGTTCGCGAGGTCCTGCGTGTTTTGGGTGGCGCCGCCGCGCCCGAACGAGGCTCCCAGACCGGGAACCGTGGCGGAGTGTCAAATACGGGCTTGGTTCTCGACCTGGATTGCTCCTGCGGCTGTGAACAGTTTTTTGATGAGGTAGTTCTCTTCGTTGTCGAGTGTGGCCCCTCCGAGGGAGGCGATGCCCATGGTGCGGTGGAGGTTGTCGCGCCCGTCGGGGTGTGTTTCTTCCCAGTGTTTGGCGCGTGCGGTGATGAATCGGTCAGCGATCATGTCGATCGCGGTGTCGAGGTCGAGGTCTTCCCATTCCGTGGCGTATGGGCGGCGGTATCGCACTGTGGTGACTCGCCGGGGTGAGTTGACGAGTTGTTCGCCGGCGGATCCTTTGGGGCATAGGCGGCCGCGGTTGATTGGTGAGTCTGTGTCGCCTTCGATCTGGACGATTTTTTCGTCTTTGACGAAGATTTTCTGGCCGCAGCCCACGGCGCAGTAGGGGCAGACGCTTTGTACTACACGGTCGGCTGTGGATGTACGTGGCTGGATTGTCTCGGTGTTTTTGCTGGTAACTGCGGCTCCGCGGCCAAGGAAGTCACCAGTGACGATTTGGCGCAGTGCTGGCCAGTTCAGGGCCACTTTCCGTGCCATGTGAGCTCCTCACCACCTGGCGGGTTGGGGTGCCCGCACTTATGGCGGTCGCTGTAGCGGCCGCATAGTTTCTGATTCATCGTAGTGCGCACGGGGAGGCGATGCGGGGGTTTTCGTGAATTGGTGGTGGGGTCGGATGAGGACATCGGCTGATTTCTGCGCGCGTTTGGAGTGGGTGCGGGCGTTAACGTCGGTTTTATGGACGTCTCATATCAGTCGTTGGATAGGTTTCAGGGGGGCTGTGTGGAGAGTTTCCGTTCGCGTTTCGCTGTTGTGATTAATCCGTCGAAGTTTCCTGGTGATCGCGGCGTTCGAGTGCGGGATCGGCTTACATCGGCAGCGGTGGAGTGGGGGTGGGGTGAGCCGATGTGGCTGGAGACGACGGTGGAGGATCCTGGGCGTGGGCAGGCTCGGTTCGCTGTTGAGGCTGGTGTTGAGGTGGTGTGTGCCTTAGGTGGGGATGGGACGGTGCGGTCGGTAGCGTCTGCGTTGGTTGGCACGGGGGTGCCGTTGGGGTTGTTAGCTGGGGGTACGGGGAATTTGTTGGCTCGTAATCTTGGTGTGCCGTGGGATTCGCCGGTGGAGGCGTTGAAGGTGGCGTTGATGGGGGCGGATCGCAAGGTTGATGCGGGCAAGGCGCGGTTGGAGTTGCTGCGTGATGAGCAGGCTACGCAAGGTCAGGCTCAGGTGGTGGAGGAGTTTTTTCTCATCATGGCAGGGGTGGGGTTTGATGCGTCGATGATCGCGGGTGCACCGGAGGAGTTGAAGGCGCAGATTGGTGCTGCGGCGTATGTGTGGTCTGGTCTACGTCACCTGTTTGGGGAGCGATTTGAGGTGAGGATGCGGACTGATGGTGGTGCTGCTGTTGCGCGGAAGGTGCGGACTGTGTTGTTCGCGAATGTTTCTGAGTTGCAGGGCGGGATCAGTCTTTTGCCTGCTGAGCCGGATGATGGCTTGTTGGATGCGCTTGTGTTGACTCCGAAGTCGTTGACGGGCTGGTTATCTGTGGCGACGCATGTTCTGACGCGGGGTCGGGCTGGTAGTGAGCGGGTGCATACGTCGCGGTTTCAGTCGATGCAGTTGCGTCTTCGGGCTCCGCAGCATATTCAGCTTGATGGTGACGCGATTGGTCTTACTCGGGCCCTTGATGTGAGTTCTTTGCCTGGGGCGTTAGTTGTTCGTGTTCGCGCGTAGGGGTGTCGGTTCTTCGGTAAAACTGTTGAGCTTTTCGCCGGCTACATATACATACTGAACACAGTTGCCCGAGTAAACATTTCATTACAAATCAGCAACAAACCTTTCGCGCACCGAATGGCCACCTGAGCTTAAGTGAGTATTCACTCAAGAAATATCCCGGAGATCAGAGTGAATACCTACAGCGCAGAAAAGAATTATAGAAATAATAACAGAAACAGCCCAATCAGGTTGGATATTCACGGTATCCTTAGCGCTTATTAGCCTCGCTCTGGACACTCTAGACTTTACGGTTTTAGGACGCATAGCATTCTTGTGTACTGCAGCCTGGACTACATACGTCACGTCATATGTAATCTGGTATCGCATTAAAAGATCCCTGAAGTCGGATATTATTTCATCGATACTTGCAGCGCTCTGCCCGCTCTATACACTGCTTCTTACTTTTTATCCTGCAGCCAAAAGTGAGCTTGCAGTAGCCGAGTAAAGAAAAGTAGAAACTCTGAACTTATCGACTCAGAAGCATTGCTTTGTGGAGTCGATAAGGCCAGAGTTTTTTATGTTGTGCTCGGGTTTGCGGGGCTTAGCGCAAGGTCAACTGACGGCTGAGCAAACCAGATCGGGCACGTCGTTCTTCGGGGGTCAACGGCGCATCAGATGCGAGTGCTTCGGTGTAACGAGCAGAGAACTCGGCGAGTGCTTTTTCGTATGCCTCTGCTCCCAGGGCGGGGTCGAGATCCCAGACGGGAATGAGCACGCCGTCGGCGCGGAAGGCGCCCAGGAGTCGGGTAGATGCTCCTTGTTCTGCTTGGAGGGTGTCGACGCTGGCCGCGTGGAGGCGGGCGAGGGCGTCGGTGGCGCGGTTTTCCTCGTCGGTGAGAATCAAGCGGATGAGGGCTCGATCGCCCATGAGTCCCCAGTAGGCGATGGCGTTCTTGGGGCAGGCATCTGCTGGCATACGCATGGTAGGGACCAGGGATGCGTTTGCTTCTTCAAGTTCAGCTTTGGCACGGGCATCCAGGGCGCTGACATCAGGTACCCAGTAGTCGAATCCGGCGCGTAGGTCGGCTGCGAAGGTGGTCGTGGGGCCAATGAGGCCTTGCAGTCGGGGCGTGTCGGCGTTGACCGGAGGCATATGTGTTACTGGCACGCCAGCTGGGGCGGCCAGGGCGGCGAGGATCGCAGCGGCAATATCTCGGGATGCGTCGCCACTGGCTCCGACGGACTGGATGGCGATGAGGCGTTCACCGTTGTCGCGGTGGAGTGCGGGCCATGCTCCGGGTAGGAGGGTGGTGATAGTGATGTTCAGGTCGGTTTCGCTGGGGTCGTGTCCGAGGGCGCTACGGATGGGTTCGCAGTCGCGCAGGGTGATACTGGCCAGGGCAGCGGGTAGGAGTTGGCGCATTGCCACCCAGTCGCTTTCGCCGGGCAGCCCCGTAAAGGGGCGTGCTATGAAGGGTGCCGCGGCCACGGTGGGGCGTGCGGCTTGTGCTTCTTTACGTGCGCGTCGTGCTGCCTTACCCATGGTGGTGACCCTACCGGGCGTGGCTGGGTGGATCGCTTTCTAGTGTTTGTGTTGTGGGTGGTACTGGCTGATGCTTCTCGCTGCGGCTGCGGAGCTGTCGCCAATGCCGTGTAAGCGGGGGTGATTCTTGCAGTTGGGTACGAGCAGTGCCGGGATGTCGCTGCCGGTAGCCGTGCTTGACCTGCCCACCAGCTGTACACCCCAGTAAACGAGCGATGCATCGTTCGTTCCTGTTTACCTACACCAGAGTTACAGTCGAGCTGCCATCGACATCAGGTGCGCTTACCTTGGTATGGGCGCGCTGACGAGAGGGGATCGCTATGAGCTCACTGGTCATGCCCGCAGCGTTTGTCGGGCACGGTTCCCCAATGAACGCGTTGGAGAGCAACCGGTACACGCAGGCGTGGAGGAAGTTCGGTGCTTCCGTCCCCCGCCCCCGAGCCGTTCTGGTCGTGAGTGCCCACTGGTACATCAACGCCACCGCAGTTACCGCGATGCCCCAGCCTCGAACAATCCACGACTTCTACGGGTTCCCGCAGGAGCTCTTTGATATCGACTATCCAGCACCCGGTCTGCCCGATCTTGCTGACGAGATAGCTGAGATTGCCAAGCCCACATGGGTCGGCGCAGACGAAGACAGTTGGGGCATCGACCACGGAACGTGGTCAGTGCTTGTTCACGCGTTCCCGGACGCTTCGATTCCTGTCGTACAACTCAGCATCGACGCCGGAAAACCCCTCGAATATCACGTCGATCTCGGCGCCAAGCTCGCTAGCTTGCGGAGCCGTGGTGTGCTCATCCTGACCAGTGGCAATGTCGTCCACAACTTGCGGGCTATTGACTGGGATGCACCGAATTCCGGTTTCGACTGGGCGCAACGTTTCGACGAGGCAGCCAAGAGCCTGCTGTTCGACCGTCCCGGTGAAATCGTCTCGTTGAGTAATCACCGTGACTACGGGAGCGCAGTGCCCACACCCGATCACTTCATTCCTCTGATGTATTTCGCGGGCCTTGCCGAGCGATCCGAGAAGATCGACGTCTCCGTACTCGTTGACGGTTACTCCTACGGGGCGCTTTCTATGGCGGCATACACACTGGGCATGCCGCCGGTCGAAGCATCTGATGGGCTCGGGGCTGCGCCCGTACCGGATCACGTGCCCGCCGAGGCAACAAACCTCTGAGTCAACGATCCGGCGAATGAACGCCTCCTACGGTGTGCACGCTCAGATCGGGCCGTCTACGTCGGTCTGCTTCACACCGTAAAGAACCCTTAAACGCTGAGAATCGATTATTTGCAGTTCACGGGGTACTTCTGGCGTTCACTGAACAGATCACGGATGAAATGTCCGGTCTAGTTGGCAGGTTCGCGGTGGCGGTTGAGTCGGGTCAGGAGTGCATCGAGCAGAACGTAAAGAACGGGAACGATAACCAGGGTTAAGAGGGTGGAGCTGAGTAGCCCTCCGATGACGACGAGGGCGAGGGGTTGGGAGATAAAGGCACCGCCGCCGGTAACGCTTGCGGCCATGGGGGCTAGGGCAAGGATGGTCGCTAGCGCGGTCATGATGATGGGGCGTAGTCGGTTGCGGGCGCCGGCGATGACGGCCTGGCGGACGGGCATTGCCTCGTTGCGGTGTTGGTTAACGCGATCGATGAGAACGATGGCGTTGGTGACAACGATGCCTACCAGCATGAGGATGCCGATAAAGGCGGGTACGCCTAGGGGGGTTCCGGTGAGCAGGAGGGCTAGAACGGCGCCGATGCCGGCGAAGGGGATGGAGATGAGGAGCATGAATGGTTGGGCGAGGCTGCCGAAGGTGGCGACCATAACGACGTAGGTAATGGCGATGGCTGCCAGGGTGGCTAGCCCGAGTTGGTTGAAGGCTTCGGCTTGGTCGGAGGCGGCGCCGCCGATGGTGGCGGTGGCTCCGGCGGGCAAGGTGGTGGTGTTCAGGGCGGTGCGGATGCGGTTTGTGAGTGCGCCGAGGTCGTTGTCGGCGGGGGTGACGGTGATGACGACGGCACGGTTGCCGTCGATGCGGTGGATGGATGCGGGGATTGTTTCGCGTTTGAGGTCGGCGACGTCTTCGACGTGGACGTCTTTGCCTTTGTGATCTTTTCCGATGACGAGGTTGGCGATGGCTGCCTGGTCGGTGGGGGCGGTGCCTTCGCGGATGATGAGGTCGTGTTCGGCGGCGCCTATTTCGATTTTGCCGATGGCGCGGCCTTTGACGGCGTCGGCGAC
Proteins encoded:
- the nrfD gene encoding NrfD/PsrC family molybdoenzyme membrane anchor subunit, which gives rise to MTTNPFDEVRPPTPQHRGGRRKKRRGADPNATVPEAQFGSYYGRNIVKPPPWKKEIPAYLFLGGLAGASGLIGAGAHLTGRFELRRNARLAAIAAAAAGGAALVVDLGRPERFLNMMRTVKLTSPMSVGSWILVGFSTFAGGAVMTELGRPALASSEPNMLKSLVQAVSGSAQYAAEHSRGLVPPTEAPLVLAKAHEKSALLMVLDFFDPLMSAGTAFFSPPLAAYTAVLLADTAVPLWNQAYRELPFLFVASATAAGCGMAMVTTNPAQTAPVRQLAAIAAGVEAGADVAMERRLGEEGQPLHEGASGRLHTAARVLTVAGGIGAVLCGRGRLGAAVSGLALMAGSACTRFAVVSAGITSAQDPIYTVRPQRRRAAARQTEGMGVTQPGQDIAI
- the ygiD gene encoding 4,5-DOPA dioxygenase extradiol: MSSLVMPAAFVGHGSPMNALESNRYTQAWRKFGASVPRPRAVLVVSAHWYINATAVTAMPQPRTIHDFYGFPQELFDIDYPAPGLPDLADEIAEIAKPTWVGADEDSWGIDHGTWSVLVHAFPDASIPVVQLSIDAGKPLEYHVDLGAKLASLRSRGVLILTSGNVVHNLRAIDWDAPNSGFDWAQRFDEAAKSLLFDRPGEIVSLSNHRDYGSAVPTPDHFIPLMYFAGLAERSEKIDVSVLVDGYSYGALSMAAYTLGMPPVEASDGLGAAPVPDHVPAEATNL
- the fdh gene encoding formate dehydrogenase, with the translated sequence MARKVALNWPALRQIVTGDFLGRGAAVTSKNTETIQPRTSTADRVVQSVCPYCAVGCGQKIFVKDEKIVQIEGDTDSPINRGRLCPKGSAGEQLVNSPRRVTTVRYRRPYATEWEDLDLDTAIDMIADRFITARAKHWEETHPDGRDNLHRTMGIASLGGATLDNEENYLIKKLFTAAGAIQVENQARIUHSATVPGLGASFGRGGATQNTQDLANADCIVIQGSNMAECHPVGFQWVTEAKLRGARIIHVDPRFTRTSAQADRHIPIRAGSDIALLGALINYVLTNDLWFKEYVLAYTNATSIVHGDFQDTEDLNGLFSGYDPDKNHYDTSSWGYCSTAGEPVSGGGHATESGAHQSHAAHPETAGSGGPTLEHAHVRKDPTLQDPNCVLNILRRHYARYTPEMVEEVCGISTEDFHYLAESITANSGPERTTAFCYAVGWTQHTAGAQMIRTSSILQLLLGNIGRPGGGIMALRGHASIQGSTDIPTLFNLLPGYLPMPVAGVHDTLTDYINTVGSPDQKGFWAYADAYTISLLKAWWGEHATAENDFAYGYMPKLTGPHGTYQTVMRMLEGNVSGYFVLGQNPAVGSAHARMQRLALAKLDWLVVRDLQMIETATFWKDSPEVATGEIIPEQVGTEVFFLPASSYAEKAGTFTQTHRLVQWRHKAVDAPGQCQSELDFFYQLGCRIRAKLAESTDPRDKPLLDLTWDYPLDEHGEVDPESVLAEINGFHIGGEKHRKPLSAFTQMKADGSTAGGCWIYAGIYADGINRAASRVPDRDGSYIAPNWGWAWPANRRILYNRASAAPDGKPWSERKKYIYWDEQAGKWAGPDVPDFPVAKHPNYRAPQDASGVEALKGTDAFIMQADGLAWLYAPRGLVDGPLPTHYEAAESPVVNPLYPQQANPTRVTFRRQDNLLAVSGGDPGSDVYPYVFTTYRLTEHHTAGGMSRWLPYLAELQPEMFCEISRELADERGLENGGWATIISPRAAIETRVLVTDRVQPLRIAGRTVHQIGLPYHWGVGEHAVVTGDSANDLLGLALDPNVHIQEAKAGSCDIRPGRRPQGKAVLDLVQEYQRRAQLTTDTSQTLVEQLTPRKPNPPTTTGTHTSTQEG
- a CDS encoding 4Fe-4S dicluster domain-containing protein → MGFWRNQLYGPTNPITDSGWKPENTRKGFFTDTSICIGCKACEVACKEWNRVPARGEKEHGNQLLGSSYDNSGHLGANTWRHVAFIEQGPEQLAKAKASGAVALGMPSIGAPPAATSSCGSNTTADTSQSTPQGLPAVRWLMSSDVCKHCTHAGCLDVCPTGALFRSEFGTVVVQADVCNGCGMCVAACPFGVIGRRENGTVTLPTSDGNTIQEKIHNGGVAQKCTLCYDRIKDGQKPACAQTCPTTSIKFGDHADMVKAARKRLADLHAQGRTEARLYGANPHDGVGGTGSVFLLMDEPEAYGLPPDPVVPTRHLSEMFTKAGIAGTAMIGIALAVFAGNGSLNKGA
- a CDS encoding DUF5926 family protein → MGKAARRARKEAQAARPTVAAAPFIARPFTGLPGESDWVAMRQLLPAALASITLRDCEPIRSALGHDPSETDLNITITTLLPGAWPALHRDNGERLIAIQSVGASGDASRDIAAAILAALAAPAGVPVTHMPPVNADTPRLQGLIGPTTTFAADLRAGFDYWVPDVSALDARAKAELEEANASLVPTMRMPADACPKNAIAYWGLMGDRALIRLILTDEENRATDALARLHAASVDTLQAEQGASTRLLGAFRADGVLIPVWDLDPALGAEAYEKALAEFSARYTEALASDAPLTPEERRARSGLLSRQLTLR
- a CDS encoding diacylglycerol/lipid kinase family protein, encoding MESFRSRFAVVINPSKFPGDRGVRVRDRLTSAAVEWGWGEPMWLETTVEDPGRGQARFAVEAGVEVVCALGGDGTVRSVASALVGTGVPLGLLAGGTGNLLARNLGVPWDSPVEALKVALMGADRKVDAGKARLELLRDEQATQGQAQVVEEFFLIMAGVGFDASMIAGAPEELKAQIGAAAYVWSGLRHLFGERFEVRMRTDGGAAVARKVRTVLFANVSELQGGISLLPAEPDDGLLDALVLTPKSLTGWLSVATHVLTRGRAGSERVHTSRFQSMQLRLRAPQHIQLDGDAIGLTRALDVSSLPGALVVRVRA